One genomic window of Pieris rapae chromosome 15, ilPieRapa1.1, whole genome shotgun sequence includes the following:
- the LOC110997224 gene encoding androgen-dependent TFPI-regulating protein has product MEYRKHRIFGYTLAILIHIANLVYMGIYVAPRVYGNPKLMQFNNLQPRFFTIWTLILQLIYSAVSLICEIKMKNATNWKNMTRYVNGLRNVMFSSILWPSCWVVAIVFWSLYLYDIDLIFPEHTAELLHPISNHIMHTLIVPISVWEVIYRPRNQPRSHRKYVYHLLFYFAVYFSVLIYTYIERGLWIYPVFAKFYGTIFFPLIHLVVTGIAIVAYVIQWPLAKYVWRQNIKKAL; this is encoded by the exons ATGGAATACAGAAAACATAGAATATTCGGATATACTTTAGCAATATTGATACATATCGCTAATTTAGTATATATGGGAATATATGTAGCCCCAAGAGTCTACGGAAATCCAAAACTtatgcaatttaataatttacaaccGAGATTCTTTACGATTTGGACCTTG aTTTTGCAATTGATATACTCAGCTGTAAGTTTAATATGTGAaatcaaaatgaaaaatgcaacGAATTGGAAAAACATGACTCGATATGTAAATGGATTAAGAAACGTTATGTTTTCCAGTATTCTGTGGCCATCTTGTTgg gtTGTTGCGATTGTATTTTGGTCGCtctatttatatgatatagaCCTAATATTCCCTGAACACACAGCTGAATTACTTCACCCGATATCTAACCACATAATGCATACACTAATAGTTCCTATATCTGTATGGGAAGTAATATACAGACCGAGAAATCAGCCCAGATCACATAGGAAATATGTTTAtcatctattattttatttcgctgtttattttagtgt aTTGATCTACACATACATAGAAAGAGGTCTATGGATTTATCCAGTTTTTGCAAAATTTTATGGAACTATCTTCTTCCCACTCATACACCTGGTAGTGACGGGTATAGCAATAGTCGCTTACGTCATACAATGGCCACTAGCGAAGTATGTTTGgcgccaaaatataaaaaaagccctttag